The following proteins are encoded in a genomic region of Apodemus sylvaticus chromosome 21, mApoSyl1.1, whole genome shotgun sequence:
- the LOC127671428 gene encoding haptoglobin isoform X2 has translation MDIEDDSCPKPPEIANGYVEHMVRYRCRQFYRLRTEGDGVYALNSKKQWVNTAAGEKLPECEAVCGKPKYPVDQLQRIIGGSMDAKGSFPWQAKMISRHGLTTGATLISDQWLLTTAKNLFLNHSETASAKDIAPTLKLYVGRNQPVEIEKVVLHPEHSKVDIGLIKLKQKVLVTERVMPICLPSKDYVVPNRMGYVSGWGRNANFEFTERLKYVMLPVADQERCVVHYEKSTVPEKKNSTSPVGVQPILNNHTFCAGLTKYQEDTCYGDAGSAFAIHDEEDDTWYAAGILSFDKSCAVAEYGVYVRTTDLKNWVQETMANN, from the exons ATGGACATTGAAG ATGACAGCTGCCCAAAGCCTCCAGAGATTGCCAATGGCTATGTGGAGCACATGGTTCGCTACCGCTGCCGACAGTTCTACAGACTACGGACCGAAGGAGATG GAGTATACGCCTTAAACAGTAAGAAGCAGTGGGTGAATACAGCTGCTGGAGAGAAACTCCCCGAATGTGAGGCAG tGTGTGGGAAGCCCAAGTACCCAGTGGACCAGCTGCAGCGCATCATCGGTGGTTCTATGGACGCCAAaggcagctttccttggcaggccaAGATGATCTCCCGCCATGGACTCACCACTGGGGCCACGCTGATCAGTGACCAGTGGCTGCTGACCACAGCCAAAAACCTCTTCCTGAATCACAGCGAAACGGCATCAGCCAAGGACATCGCCCCTACCTTAAAACTCTACGTGGGAAGAAACCAGCCGGTGGAGATCGAGAAGGTGGTTCTCCATCCCGAACACTCCAAGGTGGACATTGGGCTAATCAAGCTCAAGCAGAAGGTGCTTGTCACCGAAAGGGTGATGCCCATCTGCCTGCCCTCCAAAGACTACGTAGTACCGAACCGCATGGGCTACGTGTCTGGCTGGGGGCGGAATGCCAACTTTGAATTTACTGAACGTCTCAAGTACGTCATGCTGCCTGTGGCCGACCAGGAGAGGTGTGTGGTGCACTATGAGAAAAGTACAGTGCCCGAGAAGAAAAACTCTACGAGTCCTGTTGGGGTACAGCCCATCCTGAACAATCATACCTTCTGTGCTGGCCTCACCAAGTACCAGGAGGACACCTGCTACGGTGACGCTGGCAGTGCCTTTGCCATTCACGACGAGGAGGATGACACCTGGTACGCAGCTGGGATCCTGAGCTTTGACAAGAGCTGTGCTGTAGCTGAGTACGGTGTGTACGTGAGGACAACCGACCTGAAGAACTGGGTTCAGGAGACCATGGCCAATAACTAG
- the LOC127671428 gene encoding haptoglobin isoform X1, which yields MRALGAVVTLLLCGQLFAVELSNDAMDIEDDSCPKPPEIANGYVEHMVRYRCRQFYRLRTEGDGVYALNSKKQWVNTAAGEKLPECEAVCGKPKYPVDQLQRIIGGSMDAKGSFPWQAKMISRHGLTTGATLISDQWLLTTAKNLFLNHSETASAKDIAPTLKLYVGRNQPVEIEKVVLHPEHSKVDIGLIKLKQKVLVTERVMPICLPSKDYVVPNRMGYVSGWGRNANFEFTERLKYVMLPVADQERCVVHYEKSTVPEKKNSTSPVGVQPILNNHTFCAGLTKYQEDTCYGDAGSAFAIHDEEDDTWYAAGILSFDKSCAVAEYGVYVRTTDLKNWVQETMANN from the exons ATGAG AGCCCTGGGAGCTGTTGTCACTCTCCTGCTCTGCGGTCAGCTTTTTGCTGTGGAGCTGAGCAATGATGCCATGGACATTGAAG ATGACAGCTGCCCAAAGCCTCCAGAGATTGCCAATGGCTATGTGGAGCACATGGTTCGCTACCGCTGCCGACAGTTCTACAGACTACGGACCGAAGGAGATG GAGTATACGCCTTAAACAGTAAGAAGCAGTGGGTGAATACAGCTGCTGGAGAGAAACTCCCCGAATGTGAGGCAG tGTGTGGGAAGCCCAAGTACCCAGTGGACCAGCTGCAGCGCATCATCGGTGGTTCTATGGACGCCAAaggcagctttccttggcaggccaAGATGATCTCCCGCCATGGACTCACCACTGGGGCCACGCTGATCAGTGACCAGTGGCTGCTGACCACAGCCAAAAACCTCTTCCTGAATCACAGCGAAACGGCATCAGCCAAGGACATCGCCCCTACCTTAAAACTCTACGTGGGAAGAAACCAGCCGGTGGAGATCGAGAAGGTGGTTCTCCATCCCGAACACTCCAAGGTGGACATTGGGCTAATCAAGCTCAAGCAGAAGGTGCTTGTCACCGAAAGGGTGATGCCCATCTGCCTGCCCTCCAAAGACTACGTAGTACCGAACCGCATGGGCTACGTGTCTGGCTGGGGGCGGAATGCCAACTTTGAATTTACTGAACGTCTCAAGTACGTCATGCTGCCTGTGGCCGACCAGGAGAGGTGTGTGGTGCACTATGAGAAAAGTACAGTGCCCGAGAAGAAAAACTCTACGAGTCCTGTTGGGGTACAGCCCATCCTGAACAATCATACCTTCTGTGCTGGCCTCACCAAGTACCAGGAGGACACCTGCTACGGTGACGCTGGCAGTGCCTTTGCCATTCACGACGAGGAGGATGACACCTGGTACGCAGCTGGGATCCTGAGCTTTGACAAGAGCTGTGCTGTAGCTGAGTACGGTGTGTACGTGAGGACAACCGACCTGAAGAACTGGGTTCAGGAGACCATGGCCAATAACTAG
- the Dhx38 gene encoding pre-mRNA-splicing factor ATP-dependent RNA helicase PRP16, with protein MEDTGEDTSIHRLEGTNLDSQVGGLICKTKSAASEQHVFKAPAPRPSLLGLDLLASLKRREREEKDDGEDKKKSRISSYKDWEESKDDQKDAEEEGDEQAGRSSRRDRHYRSARVETPSHPGGVSEEFWERSRQRERDRREHGVYASSKEEKDRKKEKSRDRDYDRKRDRDERDRSRHSSRSERDGGSERSSRRNEPESPRHRPKDAATPSRSTWEEEDSGYGSSRRSQWETPSPTPSYRDSERSHRPSTRDRDRSVRSKPSDDTPLPTPSYKYNEWADDRRHLGSTPRLSRGRGRREDGEEGIAFDTEEERQQWEDDQRQADRDWYMMDEGYDEFHNPLAYSSEDYVRRREQHLHKQKQKRISAQRRQINEDNERWETNRMLTSGVVHRLEVDEDFEEDNAAKVHLMVHNLVPPFLDGRIVFTKQPEPVIPVKDATSDLAIIARKGSQTVRKHREQKERRKAQHKHWELAGTKLGDIMGVKKEEEPDKAVTEDGKVDYRTEQKFADHMKEKSEASSEFAKKKSILEQRQYLPIFAVQQELLTIIRDNSIVIVVGETGSGKTTQLTQYLHEDGYTDYGMIGCTQPRRVAAMSVAKRVSEEMGGNLGEEVGYAIRFEDCTSENTLIKYMTDGILLRESLREADLDHYSAIIMDEAHERSLNTDVLFGLLREVVARRSDLKLIVTSATMDAEKFAAFFGNVPIFHIPGRTFPVDILFSKTPQEDYVEAAVKQSLQVHLSGAPGDILIFMPGQEDIEVTSDQIVEHLEELENAPALAVLPIYSQLPSDLQAKIFQKAPDGVRKCIVATNIAETSLTVDGIMFVIDSGYCKLKVFNPRIGMDALQIYPISQANANQRSGRAGRTGPGQCFRLYTQSAYKNELLTTTVPEIQRTNLANVVLLLKSLGVQDLLQFHFMDPPPEDNMLNSMYQLWILGALDNTGGLTSTGRLMVEFPLDPALSKMLIVSCDMGCSSEILLIVSMLSVPAIFYRPKGREEESDQIREKFAVPESDHLTYLNVYLQWKNNNYSTIWCNDHFIHAKAMRKVREVRAQLKDIMVQQRMSLASCGTDWDIVRKCICAAYFHQAAKLKGIGEYVNIRTGMPCHLHPTSSLFGMGYTPDYIVYHELVMTTKEYMQCVTAVDGEWLAELGPMFYSVKQAGKSRQENRRRAKEEASAMEEEMALAEEQLRARRQEQEKRSPLGSVRSTKIYTPGRKEQGEPMTPRRTPARFGL; from the exons ATGGAGGACACTGGTGAGGACACCTCCATCCATCGCTTGGAAGGCACCAATTTGGACTCTCAGGTTGGTGGTCTTATTTGCAAGACCAAAAGtgcagccagtgagcagcatgtCTTCAAAGCTCCTGCTCCCCGCCCTTCATTGCTGGGCCTGGACTTACTGGCGTCCCTGAAACGGAGGGAGCGAGAGGAGAAGGATGATGGGGAGGACAAGAAAAAGTCCAGAATCTCTTCTTACAAAGACTGGGAGGAGAGTAAGGATGACCAGAAGGATGCCGAGGAGGAGGGCGATGAGCAGGCTGGCCGGAGTAGCCGGAGAGACAG GCACTACCGATCTGCTCGCGTAGAGACTCCCTCCCACCCCGGCGGTGTGAGTGAAGAGTTTTGGGAACGCAGTAGACAGAGAGAACGGGATCGGAGGGAGCATGGGGTCTACGCCTCATCTAAAGAAGAAAAGGATCGGAAGAAGGAGAAATCCCGGGATCGAGACTATGATCGCAAGAGAGACAGAG ATGAGCGGGACAGAAGCAGGCACAGTAGCAGATCAGAACGAGACGGAGGCTCAGAGCGCAGCAGCAGAAGAAATGAACCTGAGAGTCCTCGACATCGGCCGAAAG ATGCGGCCACCCCTTCGAGGTCCAcctgggaggaggaggacagtGGCTATGGCTCTTCTAGGCGCTCTCAGTGGGAAACACCCTCCCCAACACCTTCCTATCGGGACTCTGAGCGGAGTCATCGGCCGTCCACTCGAGATCGAGAcag GTCTGTGAGGAGCAAGCCCTCAGACGACACACCTCTGCCGACCCCCTCCTACAAGTACAACGAGTGGGCTGATGATAGAAGACACTTGGGGTCCACCCCACGTCTGTCCAGGGGCCGAG GAAGACGTGAGGATGGCGAAGAAGGGATCGCATTTGACACAGAGGAGGAGCGGCAGCAGTGGGAGGATGACCAGAGG CAAGCAGACCGGGACTGGTACATGATGGACGAGGGCTACGATGAGTTCCACAACCCTCTGGCCTACTCCTCTGAGGACTACGTGAGGCGGCGGGAGCAGCACCTgcacaaacagaaacagaagcgcATTTCCGCGCAGCGCAGGCAGATCAATGAG GATAATGAGCGTTGGGAGACTAACCGGATGCTCACCAGTGGCGTGGTCCACCGACTGGAGGTGGATGAGGACTTTGAAGAGGACAACGCGGCCAAGGTGCATCTAATGGTGCACAACCTGGTGCCTCCCTTTCTGGATGGACGCATCGTTTTCACCAAGCAG CCAGAGCCTGTGATCCCAGTGAAGGACGCCACCTCAGACCTGGCCATCATTGCTCGGAAGGGCAGCCAGACAGTCCGCAAGCACAGGGAACAGAAAGAACGGAGAAAG GCTCAGCACAAACACTGGGAACTGGCAGGGACCAAACTGGGAGACATAATGGGTGTCAAAAAGGAAGAGGAGCCGGATAAAGCTGTGACAGAAGACGGGAAAGTGGACTACAG GACAGAGCAGAAGTTTGCAGATCACATGAAGGAGAAAAGCGAGGCCAGCAGTGAGTTTGCAAAGAAGAAGTCGATCCTGGAGCAGAGGCAGTACCTGCCCATCTTTGCTGTACAGCAGGAACTTCTCACCATCATCAG AGACAACAGCATTGTGATCGTGGTCGGGGAGACAGGGAGTGGCAAGACCACTCAGCTGACGCAGTACTTGCACGAAGATGGCTACACGGACTATGGGATGATCGGGTGTACCCAGCCCCGGCGTGTGGCCGCCATGTCAGTGGCCAAGAGAGTCAGTGAAGAGATGGGGGGGAACCTTGGAGAGGAG GTGGGCTATGCCATTCGCTTTGAAGACTGCACTTCTGAAAACACCCTGATCAAATACATGACGGATGGGATCCTGCTCCGTGAGTCCCTCCGGGAGGCTGACCTGGACCACTACAGCGCTATCATCATGGATGAGGCCCACGAGCGCTCCCTCAACACCGATGTGCTCTTTGGGCTGCTCCGGGAG GTTGTGGCTCGACGCTCAGACCTGAAGCTCATTGTCACATCAGCTACTATGGATGCAGAAAAGTTTGCTGCTTTCTTTGGCAATGTACCCATCTTCCACATCCCTGGGCGGACTTTTCCTGTTGACATCCTCTTCAGCAAG accccaCAGGAAGATTACGTGGAGGCCGCGGTGAAGCAGTCCTTGCAGGTACACCTGTCTGGGGCCCCTGGGGACATCCTTATCTTCATGCCTGGCCAAGAGGACATTGAG GTGACGTCTGACCAGATCGTGGAGcacctggaggagctggagaacgCGCCTGCCCTGGCCGTCCTGCCCATCTACTCCCAGCTGCCGTCTGACCTTCAGGCCAAAATCTTCCAGAAG GCTCCAGATGGCGTCCGGAAGTGCATCGTCGCTACCAACATTGCTGAGACGTCTCTGACTGTTGATGGCATCATGTTTGTTATCGACTCTGGCTACTGCAAGTTAAAG GTCTTCAACCCCAGGATTGGCATGGATGCTCTGCAGATTTACCCCATTAGCCAGGCCAATGCCAACCAGAGGTCAGGGAGAGCTGGCAGGACGGGCCCAGGTCAGTGCTTCAG ACTGTACACACAGAGCGCTTACAAGAATGAGCTCCTGACCACCACCGTGCCCGAGATCCAGAGGACCAACCTCGCCAACGTGGTGCTGCTGCTCAAGTCCCTGGGGGTGCAGGACCTGCTGCAGTTCCACTTCATGGACCCACCCCCGGAGGACAACATGCTCAACTCCATGTATCAGCTCTGGATCCTCGGGGCCCTGGACAACACAG gcgGCCTCACCTCCACGGGGCGGCTGATGGTGGAGTTCCCCCTGGACCCGGCCCTCTCCAAGATGCTCATCGTGTCCTGTGACATGGGCTGCAGCTCCGAGATCCTGCTCATCGTCTCCATGCTCTCCGTCCCCGCCATCTTCTACAGGCCCAAG ggcagagaggaggagagcgatCAAATCCGGGAGAAGTTTGCTGTCCCTGAAAGTGACCACCTGACCTACCTGAATGTCTACCTGCAGTGGAAGAACAACAATTACTCCACCATCTGGTGCAACGACCATTTCATCCATGCCAAGGCCATGCGGAAG GTCCGGGAGGTACGGGCCCAGCTCAAGGATATCATGGTGCAGCAGCGGATGAGCCTGGCCTCGTGCGGCACTGACTGGGACATTGTCAGGAAGTGCATCTGTGCTGCCTATTTCCACCAGGCAGCCAAGCTCAAG GGAATTGGGGAGTATGTGAACATCCGCACAGGGATGCCCTGCCACTTACACCCCACCAGCTCTCTCTTCGGCATGGGTTACACCCCTGACTACATTGTGTATCACGAGCTGGTCATGACCACCAAG GAGTACATGCAGTGTGTGACTGCCGTGGATGGAGAATGGCTGGCGGAGCTGGGCCCCATGTTCTACAGTGTGAAACAGGCAGGCAAATCTCGGCAG GAGAATCGTCGTCGGGCTAAAGAGGAGGCCTCTGCCATGGAAGAGGAGATGGCGCTGGCCGAGGAGCAGCTGCGCGCCCGGCGGCAGGAGCAGGAGAAGCGCAGCCCGCTGGGCAGTGTCAG ATCCACAAAGATCTACACTCCAGGACGGAAGGAGCAGGGGGAGCCCATGACACCTCGCCGCACACCAGCCCGCTTCGGACTGTGA
- the Txnl4b gene encoding thioredoxin-like protein 4B — MSFLLPKLTSKKEVDQAIKSTAEKVLVLRFGRDEDPVCLQLDDILSKTSADLSKMASIYLVDVDRTPVYTQYFDISYIPSTVFFFNGQHMKVDYGSPDHTKFVGSFKTKQDFIDLIEVIYRGAMRGKLIVQSPIDPKNIPKYDLLYQDI, encoded by the exons ATGAGCTTCCTCTTGCCCAAACTGACCAGCAAGAAAGAAGTAGACCAGGCGATCAAAAGCACTGCAGAGAAGGTGCTGGTTCTCCGGTTTGGGAGGGATGAGGACCCCGTCTGTCTGCAGCTGGATGATATT CTCTCAAAGACTTCCGCTGACCTGAGCAAAATGGCCAGTATTTACCTGGTGGACGTGGACCGCACCCCAGTTTATACGCAGTATTTTGACATCAGTTATATTCCCTCTACCGTATTTTTCTTCAATGGGCAGCACATGAAAGTGGATTATGG GTCTCCGGATCACACTAAATTCGTAGGAAGcttcaaaaccaaacaagactTCATAGATTTGATTGAAGTTATCTACCGGGGAGCCATGAGGGGAAAACTTATTGTCCAGAGTCCTATTGATCCCAAGAACATACCCAAATATGACCTCCTCTATCAAGACATTTAG